GAATGTGCCGGCATCCCACATCCAGTCATCCACCCAGTTCCCGGAACTTCTGTCTGTCTGCGGGGCTGTCTCGGATGTGTGGGCATGCCCGCCCGAGACCCTGGCCAAAGCCGCCGCGCACGTGTTCTGCGCTGTGTGATAGTCGTTTTCGATGGCCTGGACGTCGGAGGCAAGCGCGTTGCGGCGCCCTGTCAGATCAGCATCACCACTCCAATGTTGCTGTTCATGGCTGATTACCTGTTCGCCCCTGACCATGATGATTTTCTCCACCGAGGTGGGGAACGCGTCAATGTCCGCGTCCAAAACATGAACCTGCCGGCCGTAGGCCTCCAGACGCTGCTTCAGGTCGCGGCACGACACCGAAAACGCGGTCAGCGCCGCCGATGTCGATGACGCATCACGTGATACACGCTCAACTGTGGGGGTCACCTTCCCAAACGCGGCGAGCACGGCAGACGCTTCCTCAGAGGAATACGAGGAGCCCAATCCTGCCCACAACTGCGCGGACCTCGCCATCCCCGCCTGAAAATCGGCAGAATGCGAGGTCAAGTCCCGGGCCGCAACATCCAAGGAATCCACGTCAGGCAGCCGGAAACCACCGCTGGGGTCCAGGCCGGAGGAACCGACCGCAACGCAGACCTCGGGAAGCAATGCCATACCAGTTTCCAGTCCTTCACATAATGGGGGCCACGGTAAGCGGTTCTACTGCGGTACAGGCTCTACTGCGGAACGGGCCCGCGGGCAGTCCCGGCCGCAGGCGCCTCGGCGGCCGCCGCGCTCTGCTGGGCGTGTGCTGCCATGGCAAGATCCCCCTGCGCGTAAAAACTGACGGCCTGCACCGTAGAGGTAATGATCGTCCCGGACCTGTGCACCGCGTCATTGGTCCCCGTCGTAATGCCAAGGGTCAGCACATCGTTGAGTGCCGTCAGAACCACCGGAGCCTCCCCCGGAATCGAAGACGCCGCCAACTCCAGAGCCGCAGCCATCCCCGCCAATGCCGGGCCAACACTTTCCACCTGCGCCGCAGTAGCCTTGATGGTCGCCGCAGCCGCATCGACGTCGATATTCCACGCACCCGCCATAACTGCCCCCGTTACCCGATGCCCTGCACGGCGTTCCTGGCCGAGCTGATAGCCGTTGACGCGGTCTCGTCATTCAGGCCAAGAGTGCTCTTCACGAGCGCCACAATGGCCTTTGTTTCATTGGCGGCCGCGTTCCAGCGGGACTCCACCGCCTGGTACTCGGAATCAACCCCGTCCGCCCTGAAGTCAGCCATAGCCTGGCCCACATCAGCCTGCCGCTGACCGATCAACGACTCCAGCTGCGCTGCCAGCGCCTGAATGTCGCCCTGCACCTGGGCAGAAACGTTGGTATCAAAAGCGATTCTGTTAGCTGTCATGATTTTGCGGAGCCAGCCAAGGCCCCCACTCCATTTCCGTAGATTGAACACAGACCTGCGAGACGGAAAACGCCCGTCAGGCGCGGCCCTGGAAACGGGCGCCGTCGAAATCAGCGGACCCTTCACCCCGGCGGGCGTTATCACCCGCGGCGAGATCGCCCTGCTGGAACGCGGCGTTCATGCCACCCTGCCCCTGCACAATGCCCGCCAGCGCCGTATTCAGCTCAGACGCCACAAGATCCGAACGGTTCTTGAAATTATCAAACGCCGCCTTGCCCGCGCCGCTGAAGCGGCCCTCCAGCGGAGTCACCGCCTCAACAAAACGGCGAACGAGTGAGCCAAGGTCCTGGTTCGCTGAGTCGGTCTGCCTGTTCAGGTTTCCGACGGTCTCTGCGCCCATGTCGAAGATAGCCATATGAGAGTGCCCCGCAATCACTGTTGTCCGGATGCATTGCCGACGGCTGACGGCAATCACGCTATCCAGCATGTGCAACCGCACCCGATATGTCCAGTCGATGCACAAACATGTGGACAGAGACCATTTGACTTGCAAAGCGCGATCTCTTCCGGGGTAGGTTTGTCTGTGCCGTTATTTGCCATGGAAAGGAGCGGAGTCACGCGTGGGTGAAGACTATGATGCCCGGCTGCTGGAATCCGCAAAAGTCCGCAAACACCAGCTCGACGACGCCCTGCTGTTCGGTGGCAATGCCCAGGAGCGGAGCTACTCCACCAACACCATGAGACTCATGTATTCCCTCCTCATCGCGGCCCTTGTGGCCGCGGTCTGCGTTGGCTTCAGCTTCGTTCAGCACCTGCTCAGCGAGCGGAACAGTTCCGCAGCCGTTGCCCTCCTAGCGCTCTGGACGGAGCCCGGAGCATGACAAACGCCTTGACCCGGATAACCGTCATTGGCGAGCGCAGACACCTGGATCTGCGGTTGCCTTCCGATGAGCCGGTAGCATCCCTGATTCCCCAGATCCGGGACCTCCTGTTCGCCGATGTTGAAGATGCCCGGGAGCGGCCGGCCCCCACCGTCCTTACCACCGCCGTCGGCGTTGTCATCGAAGGTTCCCAGTCGCTCCGGTCCGCTACGATCCCCGACGGCGCCCGCCTTTACCTGCGCGACAAACGGGCCATCCCGCCGTCGCCCGAAGTTTATGATGTGGCGTCCTTCGCTGCCGAATCAACCGGGCGGTCCCCCGGGCTCTGGGCTGGCGCTCTGCGCACTGTCGGCCTGGCATCCGTCGCTGGATTGCTCATCGCCGGAAGCGGGAGCGCAGCGGTGCTGTTCCAGCATCCAGGGGCCAGAACGCCGTTCGGGATCGTGCTGGTTACAGCCCTGCTGCTGGCGGGATCGCTGCTGGGCCGCTTCTGGTCAGTGCCGGCGGGGCTGGCGGTGCTGGTGGCCGGCTGGATGGTCGGAGTTTCCGTTGCCATCACTGCCGGCGGCATTGCGCCCGGAGCGTTGCTGCTGTGCGCCACCGTCCTGGCGCTTGCCGCGGGAGGCCTGGGGACTCGACAACACATACCCTTCTTCGCGGCTGCGGCGCTGCTCGCCGTCCTCGGAGCACTGTGGGTGCTGGCGCAATTGAGCACCCGTGATGCGGCACTTGCTGCCGCCGTCACCGGAATAGTCAGTGTGCTCACGCTCGGGCTTGCGCCCAGACTGGCCACGGTGGTGGCCGGCCTGAGCGGGCTCGACGACGATCAGCGCCAAGGAGTGCGGCCGGACAGGCAGGGGACTCTGGACTCCTTTCACATGGCGCACCGCACGCTCGCCGGCTGGTCTCTGGTTTCCGCCGTGATGGCATCTGTCGCCGCGACGGTCATCTGCCTGGCCTGGGACCGCGCGGTATGGGGATTGCTGCTGGCTGCCGCGCTGCTGGGATCAGTAGTTTTCCGCGGGCTCTCGCTGCCGCTGTTCTGGCAGCGAGCCGGGGTCTACGCGGCGGCGGCAGGAGGCTTGCTGGCCACCACCATCGTCGTTTCGCTCCATTTCCAACAGCCCGCCTGCCTGCTGATCACCGGCGTGGTTGGTGTGCTGGTGCTTGCGGCCGCCCAGGGCACAGTCCGAGCCCAGACGGGGGCCAGGCTGCGTGTCCTTGCCGCGCGCGCAGAAATGATCTGCGTGCTGGCCACCATCCCACTTGCACTGGGGTTGTCCGGCACCTATACACAACTAGGACAGACCTTTGGCTGAGCAACCTCGACTGGGATTTCCATTGAGTCCGCAGGCACCAATTGCCGGGGACCAAGCCCCTGGCCCGGAGGCCCCACCCGGGTTTCCCGGCATGGCCCCACGCCCGCACCACGCTCATAAGCCAGGCGCTGGGGTGGGGCAGGAAGCGCCCTGGCTCCCTCCAAGTGCCCCGCCTGCTGCTCAGCACCGGCAGCCGCCGACGAAAACCGTCCGCAAGACCTCCGGAGACACCTGGTGGCAACGGCTCCGGTTCGAAGCCACGGACGCGCTGACGTCGGGAGCTCTCTCCGAACGCCTGGTTCGGGCATCGTCTGCTGTGGAAGCACCCATCACCACCGGCCGCCGTGTGGTTGTGTTAGGTGTAGCCGGCGGCATCGGAACCACAACAGTGGCCGCCTTGATTGCCAAACTATTGGGAAGCATCAGGCAGGAAGCCGTCATGGCCATTGATGCCACTGACGAAACCGGCCGCCTCCTGCACTACGCCGGTGCCGAGCAAAATTCTCTCCTCTCCGCGGCTGCGGCCAAGCTGCGAGCGCAGCCCGTGCGGACCCTGCCGGATGTGGTTGAACCGGCGGCGCCTTGCGGGAACCAGGTCTTCGCGCTCGGACGCGCGGACGTGCCCGCAGCCTCGGATGCAACCATCGGCTCCGCCGAGTGGACGGATCTTTCCGCCATATTTTCGCGGTTTGTGGCAGTGACCGTGGTGGACGCCGGTGCTTCCCCACGTTCCCGGCATACCGCAGCGTTACTGGAAACGGCCCACGCAGCAGTGGTGGTGGCGCCCGATACCGATTTCGGAGCTGCCAGGGAAGCCGCCGTCCGGGCCGTCCTTGCTGCCGCACACCCACGCACACCCGTAATCACCGTACGGACCCGCTCCAGCCAATTGGGTGAACAGGCGGAGGACGATGCCGCGCTGCCCTTCGACCGGCATCTTGCCGACGGCGGCCCCATCAAGCTCAGTCAGCTGGGAGCCCGGACGCGCATCGCCGCCACCGAGATCGCCGGCAGTGCACTGTCCGCGGCCAACCGGCGGTAGACAATGACCACTAAAATCATCCACCGTCCGGCGCGGACGGCCCCGCCCCAAACTCCGACTCCGGCGGCAGTGCTGGACGCGCCACCGCAACTGCCCACGGGCAGCGGCGGCATGAATCTCCTGGCCCTGGTGCCGATGCTGGGGGCGGCTACGTCAGTGACAGTCATGATGCTCTTCCGTGGCTCGTCCCTGGCAGGAATCGGCGCCATCATGATGGTGGTCACCGTTCTGGCCTCCCTGGCACTCGCGTTCTCGCAACGGGGGAAGTCCTCGCGCCAGCGAAGCCAGAAACGCCGGCTCTACATGGAGTATCTGCGGAGGCGGCACAAGGAATTCGAGGCCGACGAACGCCAGGCAAGGATTTCGGCCAACCGCAGCCACCCGCTGGCGGAGCAACTCCTTGAATTGGTTGTGGAGGACCCGCACAGATTGTGGGAAAGGCGCCGCACCAGCCCTGACTTCCTTCTCACGCGCATCGGAACGGGCGTTGTGCCCCAGCGAAGCATCGCGGTCCAGGACAGCGGAGATGCTGTTGAACGGCCTGACACCTTCATGCTGGCCGAGGCTGAGCAGCTCCGGCAGCGTTTCACCGCAGGCCCGCATATGCCGCTGACGTTGCCCTTGGCGGGCGTTTCAAACGTATCCATCATCGGAGACCGGAAAACAGCCCTTGCTGTCTGCAGGAGCATCCTGACGCGCGTAGCGGCCTCGCAGTCACCCGAAGACGTGGAGCTGGCACTTGTGGTGGCTGACGGTCACCATGCCAGCTGGGAGTGGGCAAAATGGCTGCCGCATTTGCTGGACCGGACGGGGCACCCCCGGCAATCTTCTGACCTCAGCGAGATGGCACGGCTGCTTCGCTCAAGCTTGGATCTTCGGCTGGCGGCGCTGGCTGCCGCGTCACGGAACTTCCAGCATGTGCCGGCCGAGGCCCTGCAACGGCTGGTGATCATCAGCGATCTGCCGGGGCAAAATGCGCGGCAGTTTCCGGGCCTCCCGGCGGACGTTTCGCTCGCCGACCTGGCTGTGACACGGATCCATCTCCTCACCGATCAGAAGCAGGAACCCGACAGCGTGGACCTGCGGCTCAGCGTCGATTCCGGCAAGGTCACGCTGGAGCACACCGCGAACGGCCTGACGGTCAGCGGGTATGTGGATGACGTCCACCCTGCGGTCTCCGAGTCCATTGCCCGCGCCCTGGCTCCGCTCCGCCTTTCCGAACTGTCGCACGAGTTCGGGGAGCACAAAGCATCAAGAAGCTACGCGGAGTCCCTGGGGCTGGAAGGGTACACCGCGGACTCCGTGCACAAATTGTGGGTCACCCCCCGGGGCCCTGATTTCCTGCGTGTGGCCATAGGCACCGGTGACGACGCCTCGCTGGTCTATCTGGATCTGAAGGAGCCGGCGAAACAGGGCATGGGCCCGCACGGCATCTGTGTGGGGGCCACCGGCTCCGGCAAGTCGGAACTTTTACGGACGCTGGTGTTGTCCCTCCTCACCACGCACTCCCCGGAGGACCTGAACATGGTGCTGGTGGACTACAAGGGCGGCGCAACGTTCGCGCCCTTCGCTGAAGCACCCCATGTGTCCGGCCTGATCACCAACCTTGTCAGTGACGCGAGCCTGGTTGACCGGATCTACGCCAGCCTGTCCGGTGAAGTGGTGCGCCGCCAGGAACTCCTGAAGTCCGGCGGGGACTTTTCGCACATTGACGAATACCGCAGCGCCCGCGACCGCACCCCGGACAATCCGGCTTTGAGCCGGCCGCTCCCCTACCT
This genomic interval from Micrococcaceae bacterium Sec5.7 contains the following:
- a CDS encoding DUF6507 family protein, with product MAGAWNIDVDAAAATIKATAAQVESVGPALAGMAAALELAASSIPGEAPVVLTALNDVLTLGITTGTNDAVHRSGTIITSTVQAVSFYAQGDLAMAAHAQQSAAAAEAPAAGTARGPVPQ
- a CDS encoding pore-forming ESAT-6 family protein produces the protein MTANRIAFDTNVSAQVQGDIQALAAQLESLIGQRQADVGQAMADFRADGVDSEYQAVESRWNAAANETKAIVALVKSTLGLNDETASTAISSARNAVQGIG
- a CDS encoding EsaB/YukD family protein, producing the protein MTNALTRITVIGERRHLDLRLPSDEPVASLIPQIRDLLFADVEDARERPAPTVLTTAVGVVIEGSQSLRSATIPDGARLYLRDKRAIPPSPEVYDVASFAAESTGRSPGLWAGALRTVGLASVAGLLIAGSGSAAVLFQHPGARTPFGIVLVTALLLAGSLLGRFWSVPAGLAVLVAGWMVGVSVAITAGGIAPGALLLCATVLALAAGGLGTRQHIPFFAAAALLAVLGALWVLAQLSTRDAALAAAVTGIVSVLTLGLAPRLATVVAGLSGLDDDQRQGVRPDRQGTLDSFHMAHRTLAGWSLVSAVMASVAATVICLAWDRAVWGLLLAAALLGSVVFRGLSLPLFWQRAGVYAAAAGGLLATTIVVSLHFQQPACLLITGVVGVLVLAAAQGTVRAQTGARLRVLAARAEMICVLATIPLALGLSGTYTQLGQTFG